The genomic DNA GTTCGCATGGCCGAAAATCTCCTttacgcgctcgaggctcacttcgggcggcggctggCACTCGGACTCGCTAAAGAAGTCGACCATCTTAAGCACAAAGAAGCGCGGCCAGGTTCCGCCGAGGTTGCTCACCGTGTTGAGCAGCGTCATGTACGTTCCGCCAATCAACGGGTCGGCGATCTGCGTGTGGAAGGCCGAGATGCCCACAAACTGCACTGTGCTCGCAAAGCTGTTGAGCACGGTCGAGGTGATGATCACCAAAAAGTAGGAGCCGCCAATCGCCGCAGGGGGCGTCGGCATGCCGTGAACAATCGCCATGCTGACCATggccagcgcgaggcgggcgacAAAGGCAACGAGCCAGGGGTATAGCGCCCGATCGCCTTTCGACCACATCGCCGCGAGGTAGCCAAAGACAATCTGGAAGGGGAAGTCGAGCAATACGGCAAACGCCAGGTCCTCTTTtccgaggccgcgctcgacgagcttcAGACCGGTCACCGCCTCGTTCGTCTGGAAGCCAATCTTGGCAATAAAGTGCACGAGCATGAGCAGCTGTAcatggcgcaggcggcagATGCGCCACATGATCGAGTACACTTGGCGCACACCCATTTCCGTCGAGTGGCGGCCCTCTTTCTGCTCCTTCTTGAAAAGGAGCAGCCATGAGGTGACCACGAGAAAGAGCACGGCACAGATCTTGAGGTAGGTCGCGAGGCTCAGCATGGGATAGTCGAGCGGCTGTGCCCTAAAGTATTTGTTACCGAACTCGGTGCTGTTGAATGCGAGGAACACGGTGAAACTCATAAAGTAGCCAATGTTCACTCCGATCGTCTGCGCAGTGCTCGCATAGCCGACGTTCTCTTCGGAAAGCAGCGTGAGGGCCCAGCCGTCCACGGCAATGTcctgcgtcgccgccaTAAAGATGAGTGCGAAAAAGAGGCCAGTTACGACGTAGACATTCGGCGACTCGGACAACACGAGGTCATCGacatgcgccgcaagcaCATAGAACATGATGCCGATAATCATCTGAATCGGCACGACCCACGACTTGCGGCGGCCAAGCGAAAGCGTGAGCGACGTAAAGGGCACCTTCCACTCGGACACAAAGAGCGTGTCCACGATCGGACTCCAAAGCAGCTTCAGGGAGTAGGGGTAGGTGCACAGCATAAAGGTGCCCACATCCGTGTAGCTCATATTCGCCTTGAGCAGGAAGGGCATTGTGCCAAAAGCCAATCCAATCGGCATGCCTTGCAGCATGTACAAAAGAATCAGGAGAATCATTGCCTCCTTGTCGCCTTTGGGAAGGTTGCGGATACCATCGCTCGCACGCGGCTCCGCGGGAGGATCGAGCACAACGCGCTCCTCTTTCGcttgcagcgcgccgtcggccgcatgcgcggcgcgcgccgacgcagtgtccgcgcgccgctttgcCAGGTCCGAGTGCGCAACATTTGCTTCAATAGCCGTTGTGCGCACCGATTTGGGCCCAGGCTCCTGGGCACTCGTACGCTTCGCCATCGCGCCAAGCAGTTCAGAGTCAAGACCCTCGAAGATTAGGTGTACGCGTGGAACTTTGTGCTTAGTCATCATCCGAGCTTCGTTCGCCATGTCCATGCTGCGGAGAAGCGCGCTGAGGGCCGCCCTTCCGAAGGGATCGATCAGCTCGATGTCTGCCACTCGCTATTATTCCGTACAGCCAAGTCAGCCGGGACTGCGTGGATCGGGCCGGGGACTGTTTTGGCTCGCGCTGacgacggcctcggcaggcgTCGGCTACTGGGCCGGTGCCAAGTACCCTCCTCCGGCTATTCCGTTCGTTTTCTCGCCGTACTCGACCGAAGTCAGGCACCTCTCGCAGGAGGCCAGGAATGAGCACACGCGTGAGATCGAAAAGGGTCTGCACGAGATCCCGCTCGTCCAGGAGCTCGCACAGGTCTCGTACGAGACCAAGTCGgcccgcggcgtgcgcgagtcGTTCGCGATTGCCAAGCCGGCCGAGACCGTGCCGGAGGAAGAGGCGGAGTACCTGATCGTGCGTCCGTTTGTGCACTCGCCTCCTGAGCGCCTCACGCGCCAGTTCACCGCCGGCAGCCTGCGTGGTCCGGGCATGTTTGCAacgacgccgctcgtctTTTCTAAGACGAAGTTCGGCGCGCAGAAGCGTGGTGGCCGCGAGGGCGACACGATCGCATTTGTGCATGTTGGCAAGAACATGTGCGGCTTTGAGGGCGTCGTACACGGCGGTCTGATTGCAACCATGTTTGACGAGGTGCTGGCCCGTGCTTCGTTCTATGCCTTGCCGAGCATGGTCGGTGTCACGGCGAAGCTCGAGGTGAACtaccgccgcccgacgtACGCGGACCGCTACTTTGTGATCGAGTCGCACGTTACCGACAACTCGGGCCGCAAGGTGTTTACCACCGGTGAATTCCGCGAGGCAAACAAGGACGCGGTGCTGGCGACTGCCGACGCGGTGTTTGTCGAGCCCAAGTTCGCCAAGTACCTCACCTGGGTCGGTGGCCTGAATATTCGGAAACTTATGGAGGAGTAACTATGTCTCCAGGAAGTATTCGGGATGGTCGTCGCCCCTGCATTAGTTTTGGGACGCACAAATATTCTCGCATTTGTTCTTTCGTCCATCCTGTGCGCTTGTAAAGCTCAATCACACGGTGGTCGCGTTTTCCTTCGGCGCGtagccgccgctcgcggtAGTTGAGTAAGAAGATGGCCACTACCACCACAACACCGAGACACTGGGTCAGAGGGGGTACGCACGTTCAGAGACAAGTTGGTAAGCAAGCCACGCTTGTACTGCTTTCCTTCCTTCTTGGGGAAAAGGAAGGCGGATGTCAGGCCGCCGCTGTTGGCAAAGACAATGAGCATCGCGAGGCCGACAGCGCGCTTGTAATGTCCGGCAGAATTGTTGGCCACTGCGTTAGTCGTGAGACGTACTCCACGCAAAGAGAACCGGAAGGATCGAGTAGGATCCGCAGGTCAGGACAATCACGCCACCGTAGCGTGTCATGGCATGCGTGCTTGCATAGGTCATTGCGAATCCAACCATCGACAGGACCATGCCCAGCAGCGCGGAAAAGAAGCGCGTGCGGAACCGGTCGGAAATCACGGCCATTGACGCACAGTACACGAGAGAGACCGCGTACGGAGGGCACGACAtaagctgcgcacgcacagTGCTGTAGTTATTCATGTCCTGCGTCAGGCATGCGCACGTACCTTGATAATCGTCGGCGAAAAGTACGAAATCGAATAGAGCGAAATCACCCCGCAGAAACTCGCTGCACACATGAGAAGCATGGAGGGATCGATGAGTGCTCGGAGCATATCCCTGCGGGCCAAATTTGGCATCGGGACGGGGGCTTCGTGCGCAACGTCCATCTGCACCTGCGCCAACTTTTGGTCGAGCTCAGGACGGTCCTGGAATCGGTTGGACGAAgacgcaaggcgctccGTGATAATCTGCTTTTCCACGGGAGTGAGCCACCATGTAGATTTAATATTGTCGGGGAGGAGGAACAGACAGCAGAAACCAAAGACGACCGTGAAGATACCTTCCAGAATAAAGATCCACGACCAACCCTGCAGTCCTTTCATGCCCGACATGTTGTTAATAGCGGCGGCAAGCAGGCCAGAGAATGCACCGCTCAGCGAGGCACCACAGAAAAAGAGTGCttggcgcagctgcagctccCTCGGCTTGTAGAAAAAGGTGAGGTAGACTGCAATGCCGGGCAGAATACCTGCTTCGGCCAAACCAAGGAAAGCACGGTTGATCAGCAGACCATCGCGTGACTTGACGATGCCTTGCAGTGTCGAAACCAGCCCCCAGAGGCACACCAGCAGCGGAATCCAGCGCGAAGGGCCAATGCGCTTAATGAGCAGGTTCGACGGAATTTCAAAGAGGATGTAGGGGGGGTACAGTACCACGAGCGCCAGGGTATAGTCGTACTCGGACAAATTCAGCTGCGTCTGGAGTCCGTTCAGCTTGGCCTGGGCAATGTTTGTTCTGTCCAGGAAGGAAAGGAAATAGAGCATGAGGCAGAGCGGTACGATTTGCATGTCGAGTTTGAACAGCGCTTTTTTCTCTTGGCGGGCGTACTCTTCGGGGTCCATCGTAGCGGATATTGGCGCATCAGCGATGAAAGAGTGTTCATCATCGCTCATGTCCTTGATAGGGCGCACGTAGGCGCCCCGGTCGATCTTCTCGTCGTTCATACCGAAAAGCAATGCTTCTTACCCCGCATATATACCTCTCCACAATTTTGGGCATCGTCTGACCCTGCGCCAAAAAAAATGGCGCCCCAAGAATAATTACATACGGAAATCATGCGGGCGTAGCCAGCAGGGAAATAAGGTCCAAAGAATGTGTGCTATGAGCGAAACTGTCTTTTTCAGTACCGCAACCAATATTACATCTCCAGATGGTATTCGGGGTGGTCATCGCCCCTGCATGTTAGTCGCATCATAGAATATACGTACAGGTAGGAGCGCATGCGTTCATTCGTCCATTTTGTGTTCCGGTGAaggtcgagcacgcgtGTATCGCGCCTTCCTGCAGCACGCAGGCGACGTTCGCGGTAGATGTATGCTTCCACGAGGACGACCACGAGGGCGCCTAGTGCACTGATTGCCATATTGGTGGCAATACCACGGTCATACCGGGGAGCCTCGTGTTCGCCAAAGAGGAATGCAGATGTGAGACCACCACAGTTTGTGAAGACGATAAGCAAAGCCAGACCAGTGGCGCGCTTGTAATGTCCCGCAGAGTTGTTTGCAACTAAAGTCAGCATCTTTTACACGTACTCCAAGTAAACAGCACGGGCGGGAGGGAATAGGCACCACATGAGAGAATAATAATCCCACCGTAACGGGTCATAGACTGGATGAGAAAAATGAACATACATGATGACTGGCATACACCATTGCAAAACCAACGACAGTAAGGATCATACCGGGGAACGCCGTAATGAATCGCAACTGGAAGTAGTCTGAGACAAACGCAATCGCAACACCATACACGAATGCCACGGCAAAGGGCGGGCACGACAtgagctgcgcgtgcgtATTGGATGGGTTGTCAAGGATACCACGAATAATGGTAGGAGAAAAG from Malassezia japonica chromosome 1, complete sequence includes the following:
- a CDS encoding uncharacterized protein (BUSCO:EOG092624UF; EggNog:ENOG503NW00; COG:P; TransMembrane:10 (i80-105o117-139i160-179o191-211i223-249o269-292i358-380o386-409i421-446o540-560i)) — its product is MAKRTSAQEPGPKSVRTTAIEANVAHSDLAKRRADTASARAAHAADGALQAKEERVVLDPPAEPRASDGIRNLPKGDKEAMILLILLYMLQGMPIGLAFGTMPFLLKANMSYTDVGTFMLCTYPYSLKLLWSPIVDTLFVSEWKVPFTSLTLSLGRRKSWVVPIQMIIGIMFYVLAAHVDDLVLSESPNVYVVTGLFFALIFMAATQDIAVDGWALTLLSEENVGYASTAQTIGVNIGYFMSFTVFLAFNSTEFGNKYFRAQPLDYPMLSLATYLKICAVLFLVVTSWLLLFKKEQKEGRHSTEMGVRQVYSIMWRICRLRHVQLLMLVHFIAKIGFQTNEAVTGLKLVERGLGKEDLAFAVLLDFPFQIVFGYLAAMWSKGDRALYPWLVAFVARLALAMVSMAIVHGMPTPPAAIGGSYFLVIITSTVLNSFASTVQFVGISAFHTQIADPLIGGTYMTLLNTVSNLGGTWPRFFVLKMVDFFSESECQPPPEVSLERVKEIFGHANTNASLGECLSDAGKSHCHAIGGTCNIIRDGYYWTNTICVAIGVVTLVAFILPVCRRLQKIPPAAWRVPLHTSAQS
- a CDS encoding uncharacterized protein (EggNog:ENOG503P2HS; COG:S), with product MSATRYYSVQPSQPGLRGSGRGLFWLALTTASAGVGYWAGAKYPPPAIPFVFSPYSTEVRHLSQEARNEHTREIEKGLHEIPLVQELAQVSYETKSARGVRESFAIAKPAETVPEEEAEYLIVRPFVHSPPERLTRQFTAGSLRGPGMFATTPLVFSKTKFGAQKRGGREGDTIAFVHVGKNMCGFEGVVHGGLIATMFDEVLARASFYALPSMVGVTAKLEVNYRRPTYADRYFVIESHVTDNSGRKVFTTGEFREANKDAVLATADAVFVEPKFAKYLTWVGGLNIRKLMEE
- a CDS encoding uncharacterized protein (TransMembrane:11 (i51-68o92-110i122-140o152-170i182-202o214-236i302-324o344-365i372-393o399-419i431-452o); COG:G; EggNog:ENOG503NU7U), coding for MNDEKIDRGAYVRPIKDMSDDEHSFIADAPISATMDPEEYARQEKKALFKLDMQIVPLCLMLYFLSFLDRTNIAQAKLNGLQTQLNLSEYDYTLALVVLYPPYILFEIPSNLLIKRIGPSRWIPLLVCLWGLVSTLQGIVKSRDGLLINRAFLGLAEAGILPGIAVYLTFFYKPRELQLRQALFFCGASLSGAFSGLLAAAINNMSGMKGLQGWSWIFILEGIFTVVFGFCCLFLLPDNIKSTWWLTPVEKQIITERLASSSNRFQDRPELDQKLAQVQMDVAHEAPVPMPNLARRDMLRALIDPSMLLMCAASFCGVISLYSISYFSPTIIKDMNNYSTVRAQLMSCPPYAVSLVYCASMAVISDRFRTRFFSALLGMVLSMVGFAMTYASTHAMTRYGGVIVLTCGSYSILPVLFAWMANNSAGHYKRAVGLAMLIVFANSGGLTSAFLFPKKEGKQYKRGLLTNLSLNENATTV